Proteins encoded together in one Lathyrus oleraceus cultivar Zhongwan6 chromosome 5, CAAS_Psat_ZW6_1.0, whole genome shotgun sequence window:
- the LOC127088116 gene encoding protein SMALL AUXIN UP-REGULATED RNA 51, translating to MALTKSTKLPQTQLIKQILKRCSSLTKKQQQQSYDDHRLHVPKGHFVVYVGENRSRYIVPISFLTRPEFQNLLHQAEEEFGFDHDMGLTIPCDQDVFESLTSMLR from the coding sequence ATGGCTTTAACAAAATCAACCAAACTTCCTCAAACACAACTCATCAAACAAATCCTTAAAAGATGTTCAAGTCTAAccaaaaaacaacaacaacaatccTACGACGATCATCGTTTACATGTTCCTAAAGGTCACTTTGTTGTCTATGTTGGTGAAAACCGAAGCAGGTACATTGTTCCCATCTCCTTCCTAACTCGACCAGAGTTTCAAAACCTCTTACATCAAGCTGAAGAAGAGTTCGGATTCGATCATGACATGGGTCTTACCATCCCTTGCGACCAAGATGTTTTCGAGTCTCTTACTTCCATGCTCAGATAG